The following proteins are encoded in a genomic region of Hymenobacter siberiensis:
- a CDS encoding PAS domain-containing protein, which translates to MIPQLVWITDQNGFHIYFNQRWTAFTGYVLADSVGLDMWNNLLHPDDRSRVREVWGHSLATGDDYNIEYRFKAKDGSYRWFLGQALPRRGDDRQIIAWFGTCTDIQEQRQMREQLEAAYSDLEAKVMFRTLDLEREVKELREAAGKQ; encoded by the coding sequence GTGATTCCGCAACTGGTCTGGATTACCGACCAGAATGGGTTCCATATCTATTTCAATCAGCGCTGGACGGCCTTTACGGGCTACGTGCTGGCCGACAGCGTGGGGCTGGATATGTGGAACAACCTGCTGCACCCCGACGACCGCTCCCGCGTCCGGGAGGTGTGGGGCCACTCGTTGGCCACCGGCGACGACTACAACATAGAGTACCGTTTCAAAGCCAAGGATGGCTCGTACCGCTGGTTTTTGGGGCAGGCTCTGCCGCGCCGGGGCGACGACCGCCAGATTATCGCCTGGTTTGGCACCTGCACCGATATTCAGGAGCAGCGCCAGATGCGCGAGCAACTGGAAGCCGCCTATTCGGACCTCGAAGCCAAGGTGATGTTCCGGACGCTGGATTTGGAGCGCGAGGTGAAGGAGCTGCGCGAAGCGGCTGGTAAGCAGTAG
- a CDS encoding ABC transporter permease produces MSPFENVREAFRSIRANLLRTILTALILSIGLFALVGILTGIDAMKNSLSETFASLGANSFELHAKGYSNRGRRGGVQSRQYPPISFLQAKQYKKAMGDDAQVGVSAFIAGAVEMKANGTKTNPNMQVVAGDENYLRIEGYNLANGRTFSQAELNSGANVMIVGDEIRSKLFPKQSPVGKYVAAMGRRFLIVGLLEKSGSGAGGGGGADRVALLPLETGNQMPRQRALSYDVKTATAEHSTLNFVMGQATGIMRAVRHDKLGKEESFVVESSTSLANDLDAISGKMKAGGSIIAFVTLLGASIALMNIMLVSVTERTREIGIRKALGATARQIRFQFLMEAIVICLMGGGMGILLGVLGGNLVAKFVGSGSFLVPWGWMAAGLVICVGVGMASGYYPASKAAALDPIDSLRYE; encoded by the coding sequence ATGAGTCCTTTCGAAAACGTCCGCGAAGCCTTCCGCTCCATCCGCGCCAACCTGCTGCGCACCATTCTCACGGCCCTTATTCTCAGCATCGGGCTGTTTGCGCTGGTGGGCATCCTCACGGGCATCGACGCGATGAAGAATTCGCTGTCCGAAACCTTCGCCAGCCTCGGGGCCAACTCCTTCGAACTGCACGCCAAGGGCTACAGCAACCGCGGGCGGCGCGGCGGCGTGCAGTCCAGGCAGTATCCGCCCATCAGCTTCCTGCAAGCCAAGCAGTATAAAAAAGCCATGGGCGACGATGCCCAGGTTGGCGTGTCGGCTTTCATTGCCGGGGCCGTGGAAATGAAAGCCAACGGCACCAAAACCAACCCTAACATGCAGGTGGTGGCCGGCGATGAAAATTACCTGCGAATAGAAGGCTACAACCTGGCCAATGGCCGCACCTTCTCGCAAGCCGAGCTCAACAGCGGGGCAAATGTGATGATAGTGGGCGACGAAATTCGTTCCAAGTTATTTCCGAAGCAGAGCCCGGTGGGCAAGTACGTGGCCGCCATGGGTCGCCGCTTCCTGATTGTGGGCCTGCTCGAAAAGAGTGGGAGTGGAGCTGGTGGCGGCGGCGGGGCCGACCGCGTGGCCCTGCTACCCCTCGAAACCGGCAACCAGATGCCCCGCCAGCGCGCCCTCAGCTACGACGTGAAAACGGCCACCGCCGAGCACAGCACCCTCAACTTCGTCATGGGCCAGGCCACCGGCATCATGCGCGCCGTGCGGCACGACAAGCTGGGTAAAGAAGAGAGCTTCGTGGTCGAGAGCAGCACGTCGCTGGCCAATGACCTGGATGCGATTTCGGGCAAGATGAAAGCCGGCGGCAGCATCATTGCCTTCGTCACGCTGCTCGGGGCCAGCATTGCCCTTATGAATATCATGCTGGTGTCGGTAACGGAGCGGACCCGTGAAATTGGCATTCGCAAGGCGCTGGGCGCGACGGCCCGCCAAATCCGGTTTCAGTTTCTGATGGAAGCCATTGTGATTTGCCTCATGGGCGGCGGCATGGGTATTCTGCTCGGTGTGCTCGGTGGCAACCTGGTGGCCAAGTTCGTGGGCTCGGGCTCCTTCCTGGTGCCGTGGGGGTGGATGGCGGCGGGCCTGGTTATCTGCGTAGGGGTGGGCATGGCCTCGGGCTACTACCCCGCTAGTAAAGCCGCCGCGCTCGACCCGATTGATTCGCTGCGCTACGAATAG
- a CDS encoding asparagine synthetase B: MLLKRFLLLLLVTVAPLAARANHVFIPMDNTQKECLKAYGVAFWLLQREVPVDWLLNYRGGSFAFESTPGAENELAVRGVSFQVISEAQYTGILQEIADPNANMDVMKLEKVPKIAVYTPKGKQPWDDAVTMVLAYAEIPYTQIYDDEVLKGELPKYDWLHLHHEDFTGEYGKFYATYRNYPWYQQQVRDAEAAAKRNGFAKVSLMKGTVATKMQEFIAGGGFLFAMCSATDSYDIALAGLGIDMVESMYDGDPADPAAQSKLNFNRCLAFQNFQLVRDPYFYEYSNIDMQPNERGLGEQNDYFSLFTYSAKYDPVPTMLCQNHDKTIHGFMGQTTAFRKSLIKPDVIVMGETKQTGEARYIHGTLGKGTWTFYGGHDPEDYQHLVGEEPTDLALHPNSPGYRLILNNILFPAAKKKKQKT; this comes from the coding sequence ATGCTGCTCAAGCGTTTTTTGTTGCTTTTGCTCGTGACCGTGGCCCCGCTGGCGGCCCGCGCCAACCACGTGTTCATCCCCATGGATAATACCCAGAAGGAGTGTCTGAAGGCCTACGGCGTGGCTTTCTGGCTGCTCCAGCGCGAAGTACCGGTCGATTGGCTGCTCAACTACCGGGGCGGCTCCTTTGCCTTCGAAAGCACGCCGGGGGCCGAGAACGAGCTGGCCGTGCGCGGCGTCAGCTTCCAGGTAATCAGTGAGGCGCAGTACACCGGCATTCTCCAGGAAATAGCCGACCCCAACGCCAACATGGACGTGATGAAGCTGGAGAAGGTGCCCAAAATAGCGGTGTACACGCCCAAGGGCAAGCAGCCCTGGGACGATGCCGTGACCATGGTGCTGGCCTACGCCGAAATTCCCTACACCCAGATTTACGACGACGAGGTGCTGAAGGGCGAGCTGCCCAAGTACGACTGGCTGCACCTGCACCACGAAGACTTCACGGGCGAGTACGGCAAGTTTTACGCCACCTACCGCAACTACCCCTGGTACCAGCAGCAAGTGCGCGACGCCGAAGCGGCCGCCAAGCGTAACGGCTTTGCCAAAGTGAGCCTGATGAAAGGCACAGTGGCCACCAAAATGCAGGAATTCATCGCCGGCGGCGGGTTTCTGTTCGCCATGTGCTCGGCCACCGACAGCTACGACATTGCGCTGGCCGGCCTAGGCATCGATATGGTGGAAAGTATGTACGACGGCGACCCGGCCGACCCGGCCGCGCAATCCAAGCTCAACTTCAACCGCTGCCTAGCCTTCCAGAATTTCCAGCTGGTGCGCGACCCGTACTTCTACGAGTACTCCAACATCGACATGCAACCCAACGAGCGCGGCCTGGGCGAGCAGAACGACTATTTCTCGCTCTTCACCTACTCGGCCAAGTACGACCCGGTGCCCACCATGCTCTGCCAGAACCACGACAAAACCATCCACGGCTTCATGGGCCAGACCACGGCCTTCCGCAAAAGCCTCATCAAGCCCGACGTCATCGTGATGGGCGAAACCAAGCAGACCGGCGAGGCCCGCTACATCCACGGCACGCTGGGCAAGGGCACCTGGACGTTCTACGGCGGCCACGACCCCGAAGACTACCAGCACCTGGTGGGTGAAGAGCCCACCGATTTGGCCCTGCACCCCAACTCGCCCGGCTACCGACTGATATTGAACAACATCCTATTCCCGGCGGCCAAAAAGAAGAAGCAGAAAACCTAA
- a CDS encoding helix-turn-helix transcriptional regulator, producing MPVSVPIDQRFAQLIQQFGLTKNSFAISLGKTASVVQHLIDGRNKPGYDLLCKVFEIYPNVSRDWLLLGRGPMLVSGEHAPKAVTPPAAPLASVAPEAAFEPIDLSDVEVHAARRSGPGVAGSRLQPAEIAATLALAAAANQPVRANGASALGEAEVPQPAAAPAAPVVAENPVATHVAAAAEAPAAPVAPAAPGAPLIQEPVPVLAAPHPTPAPAPAVPAPAPSASAPEVYVAAALHAQHLQHQLALAEMRNQHLLEQQNMLREMLAMARQSMV from the coding sequence GTGCCCGTTTCTGTTCCCATCGACCAGCGCTTTGCGCAACTCATTCAGCAGTTTGGGTTGACCAAAAACAGCTTTGCCATCTCCCTGGGCAAGACGGCCAGCGTGGTGCAGCACCTCATCGACGGCCGCAATAAACCCGGCTATGACCTGTTGTGTAAGGTGTTTGAAATTTATCCAAATGTGTCCAGAGACTGGCTTTTGTTAGGCCGTGGCCCGATGTTGGTGAGTGGAGAGCACGCACCAAAAGCAGTAACGCCACCCGCCGCGCCACTCGCATCCGTAGCGCCGGAAGCCGCATTCGAACCCATCGATTTGTCCGATGTAGAGGTGCATGCGGCGCGGCGTTCCGGGCCGGGCGTGGCCGGCTCCCGGCTTCAGCCAGCCGAAATAGCGGCTACGCTGGCATTGGCTGCCGCCGCCAATCAGCCGGTGCGCGCCAACGGAGCCTCCGCTCTTGGTGAGGCCGAAGTGCCCCAGCCCGCGGCAGCTCCCGCTGCGCCTGTCGTGGCAGAAAATCCCGTGGCAACCCATGTTGCTGCCGCTGCCGAAGCCCCCGCTGCGCCCGTTGCCCCGGCAGCCCCAGGCGCCCCGCTGATTCAGGAGCCGGTGCCGGTGTTGGCGGCTCCGCATCCCACGCCTGCACCAGCCCCGGCAGTGCCCGCGCCGGCTCCCAGCGCATCCGCACCCGAAGTTTATGTGGCGGCGGCATTGCATGCGCAACACTTACAGCACCAGCTGGCCCTCGCCGAAATGCGCAACCAGCACCTGCTGGAGCAGCAAAATATGCTGCGCGAAATGCTGGCCATGGCCCGACAAAGCATGGTCTAG
- a CDS encoding phosphatase PAP2 family protein: MLLRLSLFLFVLSGLAARTAQARQPTHFPTDSAVQALRPMHKGRAVAMRIAVPSALVALGVMAHSPTYSTVLCQAKQDMQAKTQEVFGGFDAHGIDDYSRHAPLAIAYGLMATGHQGERSAVAFTLIYLAAHELNEGIVSNLKRITAEPRPYNAQDLSSFPSSHTSQAFLTATLLHEQYGRQYPWVSVSGYAVATATGAMRLMGNKHWATDVLAGAAIGFLSAETVWHLYPALTKMLPPRLAHRLLLVPTYMPGAGAGAALAFRP; encoded by the coding sequence TTGCTGCTACGCTTAAGCTTGTTCCTGTTTGTTCTGAGTGGCTTGGCAGCCCGTACGGCCCAGGCTCGCCAGCCCACGCATTTCCCTACTGACTCGGCGGTGCAGGCACTGCGGCCCATGCACAAGGGCCGCGCTGTGGCCATGCGCATTGCCGTGCCGTCGGCGCTGGTGGCCTTGGGCGTGATGGCCCACAGCCCCACCTACAGCACGGTGCTGTGCCAAGCTAAGCAGGACATGCAGGCCAAAACCCAGGAAGTTTTTGGGGGTTTCGATGCCCATGGCATCGACGACTACTCGCGCCATGCGCCCTTGGCGATTGCCTACGGCCTGATGGCCACCGGCCACCAAGGCGAACGCTCGGCCGTGGCCTTCACGCTCATTTACCTGGCCGCCCACGAGCTGAACGAAGGCATCGTGAGCAACCTCAAGCGCATCACCGCCGAACCCCGCCCCTACAACGCCCAGGATTTGAGCTCATTCCCGTCGTCGCACACGTCGCAGGCCTTTCTTACGGCCACGCTGCTGCACGAGCAATACGGCCGCCAGTACCCGTGGGTAAGCGTGAGCGGCTACGCCGTGGCCACCGCCACCGGGGCCATGCGCCTGATGGGCAACAAGCACTGGGCCACCGACGTGCTGGCCGGCGCCGCCATCGGCTTTCTTTCGGCCGAAACCGTGTGGCACCTCTATCCCGCGCTCACCAAAATGCTGCCGCCTCGCCTGGCCCACCGACTACTGCTGGTGCCCACCTACATGCCCGGCGCGGGCGCGGGGGCCGCGCTGGCCTTCCGGCCGTAG
- the mtaB gene encoding tRNA (N(6)-L-threonylcarbamoyladenosine(37)-C(2))-methylthiotransferase MtaB: MPTPQSVAFYTLGCKLNFSETSAIGRQFEEKGFQKIPFEAGADLYVINTCSVTDHADRKCRKVVQQALKHNPEAFVAIVGCYAQLKPQEIAAIPGVSAVLGAAEKFMLVDILADFQKPAAGQPGAVHASPISAATEFVAAHSFGDRTRTFMKVQDGCDYTCSFCTIPLARGGSRSGSIASVVERVEKLAENGVKEIVLTGVNLGDFGLQGPERERREDFTQLVQALDAVTGIRRFRISSCEPNLLTDEILTTVAASEHFMPHFHIPLQSGSDKILGLMRRRYRRALYTQRVARIKELMPHACIGVDVIVGFPGETDADFLDTYNFLNELPISYLHVFPYSERADTLAPTLPGRVQDRVRHERTTQLRSLSEKKKRFFYEEHLGLETEVLFEDDVTNGQMEGFTPNYIRVAAKYDPLLVGEMKPLRLTSVNAFGLMEAEEMGILV; encoded by the coding sequence ATGCCTACCCCCCAATCCGTTGCTTTTTATACCCTCGGCTGCAAGCTGAACTTCTCCGAAACGTCGGCCATCGGCCGGCAGTTTGAGGAAAAGGGCTTCCAGAAAATTCCTTTTGAGGCCGGGGCCGACCTCTACGTTATCAATACCTGCTCCGTCACGGACCACGCCGACCGCAAGTGCCGCAAAGTAGTGCAGCAGGCCCTGAAACATAATCCGGAGGCCTTTGTGGCCATTGTGGGCTGCTACGCCCAGCTCAAGCCGCAGGAAATCGCGGCCATTCCCGGCGTGAGCGCCGTGCTGGGCGCGGCCGAGAAATTTATGCTGGTCGATATTCTGGCCGATTTTCAGAAGCCGGCCGCCGGGCAGCCCGGCGCGGTGCATGCCTCGCCCATCTCAGCAGCCACCGAGTTTGTAGCCGCGCACTCCTTCGGCGACCGCACCCGGACCTTTATGAAGGTGCAGGACGGCTGCGACTATACCTGCTCGTTCTGCACCATTCCGCTGGCGCGGGGCGGCAGCCGCTCGGGTAGCATAGCCAGTGTGGTGGAGCGCGTGGAGAAGTTAGCTGAGAACGGCGTGAAGGAAATCGTGCTCACCGGCGTCAACCTCGGCGATTTTGGCCTGCAGGGCCCCGAGCGCGAGCGCCGCGAAGATTTTACCCAGCTGGTGCAGGCCCTCGATGCCGTGACCGGTATCCGCCGCTTTCGCATCAGCAGCTGCGAGCCCAACCTGCTCACCGACGAGATTCTGACCACCGTGGCCGCGTCGGAGCACTTTATGCCGCACTTCCACATCCCGCTGCAAAGTGGCTCGGACAAGATTCTGGGCCTCATGCGCCGCCGCTACCGCCGGGCCCTCTACACCCAGCGCGTGGCCCGCATCAAGGAGCTGATGCCACACGCCTGCATTGGAGTCGATGTCATCGTGGGCTTTCCCGGCGAGACGGACGCGGATTTTCTGGACACCTATAATTTCCTGAACGAGCTGCCGATTAGCTACCTGCACGTTTTCCCGTACTCGGAGCGGGCCGATACGCTGGCCCCCACCCTGCCCGGCCGGGTGCAGGACCGGGTGCGGCACGAGCGCACCACGCAATTGCGCAGCCTCTCGGAGAAGAAAAAGCGGTTTTTCTACGAAGAACACCTCGGCCTCGAAACCGAAGTGCTTTTTGAAGACGATGTGACCAATGGCCAGATGGAGGGCTTCACGCCCAACTACATCCGCGTGGCCGCCAAGTACGACCCGCTGCTGGTAGGCGAAATGAAGCCGCTACGCCTCACCAGCGTGAATGCCTTCGGGCTGATGGAAGCCGAGGAAATGGGTATTCTCGTCTGA
- a CDS encoding LTA synthase family protein, which translates to MKNRFAFQPRYFFFWLVFFELCRGLFLGYQYKATAQLSVAEVLGSMGHGLRLDASAAAYVCLIPFLLFVIGSLLPRFQLQRLITGYSAVIGIVLAVLVTADLELYRVWGFRLDDTPIQYLNSPQEMAASAGSAPIGLLLVLLLGLLGAGTYLYKVVIGRLVPLPAWFGRGRAALASLLYAGLLVVPLRGGTQQIPVNQSDVYFSSIAFANHAALNAPWNMISALVLRAAEQPIKPFMPDSTARRLVAGLYPLAVGTPAPPDSSALVLSEPRPNVLFIILESFTSKFVGSVGGEKGVTPNLDSLARTGILFNNIFAAGDRSQKGLVSLLSGYPNQPTTSIIKFPRKTERLPHLCQSLASVGYSSHYYYGGELAFANMRSYLQAGGYQKFTERNDFAAADQNSKWGAHDGVLFDRILGDLSKQPQPFFVTAFTLSSHEPFEVPMKPHFSGTSEVEQFRNSVYYTDYTLGKFLREAKKQPWYAHTLLVLVADHGHQQPGNSANQSPNKFQIPLLLAGGALRPEARGRVISALGSQTDVAATLLHQLQLPAQHFVWSRNLLAQHNPPFVYYCFNNGFGAVSPQGTITFDNVGSHIMDRDPGTPNSQLKLGQAMEQVSMEDFARK; encoded by the coding sequence GTGAAAAACCGCTTTGCGTTCCAGCCGCGCTACTTTTTTTTCTGGCTGGTATTTTTTGAGCTGTGCCGGGGCTTGTTTCTGGGATACCAATACAAGGCCACGGCTCAACTGTCGGTGGCGGAGGTATTGGGAAGCATGGGGCACGGCCTGCGGCTGGACGCTTCGGCGGCGGCCTATGTCTGCCTGATTCCGTTCCTATTGTTTGTAATTGGCAGCCTGCTGCCCCGTTTTCAATTGCAGCGGCTGATAACGGGGTATTCGGCCGTTATCGGCATTGTGCTGGCCGTGTTGGTCACGGCCGACCTGGAGCTGTACCGCGTGTGGGGTTTCCGGCTCGATGATACGCCCATCCAATACCTGAACTCGCCGCAGGAAATGGCGGCCTCGGCGGGCAGTGCGCCCATTGGCCTGCTGCTGGTGTTGCTGCTGGGCCTGCTAGGCGCGGGCACCTACTTATATAAGGTAGTGATAGGGCGGCTGGTGCCGCTGCCCGCATGGTTTGGGCGGGGCCGGGCAGCACTAGCCAGCTTGCTCTACGCCGGGCTGCTGGTGGTGCCGCTGCGGGGCGGCACCCAGCAGATTCCGGTGAACCAGAGCGACGTTTATTTTTCCAGCATTGCTTTCGCCAACCATGCGGCCCTCAATGCGCCGTGGAACATGATAAGTGCGTTGGTACTGCGCGCGGCCGAGCAGCCCATTAAGCCCTTTATGCCCGACAGCACAGCTCGCCGCCTGGTGGCGGGCCTGTACCCACTGGCTGTGGGTACCCCGGCTCCGCCCGATTCGTCGGCGCTGGTGCTGAGCGAGCCCCGGCCCAACGTGCTGTTTATCATCCTCGAAAGCTTCACCTCCAAGTTTGTGGGCAGCGTGGGCGGCGAAAAGGGCGTGACGCCCAACCTCGACAGCCTGGCCCGAACCGGCATCCTGTTCAACAACATTTTCGCGGCCGGCGACCGCAGCCAGAAAGGGCTGGTTTCGCTGCTTTCGGGCTACCCCAATCAGCCCACGACCAGCATCATCAAGTTCCCGCGCAAAACGGAGCGCCTGCCCCATTTGTGTCAGTCGCTGGCCTCGGTGGGCTACAGCTCGCACTATTACTACGGGGGCGAGCTGGCGTTTGCCAACATGCGCAGCTACCTGCAAGCGGGCGGATATCAAAAGTTTACGGAGCGCAACGACTTTGCAGCGGCCGACCAGAACTCGAAATGGGGCGCACACGACGGGGTGCTTTTCGACCGTATTCTGGGCGACTTGAGTAAGCAGCCGCAGCCGTTCTTCGTCACGGCCTTCACCCTCAGCAGCCATGAGCCCTTTGAGGTGCCCATGAAGCCGCATTTCTCCGGCACCAGCGAGGTAGAGCAGTTTCGCAACTCGGTTTACTACACCGATTATACGCTGGGTAAATTCCTGCGGGAGGCCAAGAAACAGCCCTGGTACGCCCATACGCTATTGGTACTGGTAGCCGACCACGGTCACCAGCAGCCCGGCAACTCCGCCAACCAAAGCCCCAATAAATTCCAGATTCCGCTGCTGCTGGCTGGCGGCGCGCTGCGGCCCGAAGCCCGTGGCCGGGTAATAAGTGCGCTGGGTTCGCAAACCGACGTGGCCGCTACCCTGCTGCACCAGCTGCAATTACCGGCTCAACATTTCGTCTGGAGCCGCAACCTGCTGGCTCAGCATAACCCGCCCTTCGTGTACTACTGCTTTAATAATGGTTTTGGCGCCGTTTCGCCGCAGGGTACCATCACCTTCGATAACGTGGGTAGCCACATTATGGACCGCGACCCCGGCACCCCCAACAGCCAGCTGAAGCTGGGCCAGGCCATGGAGCAGGTATCGATGGAAGACTTTGCGCGCAAGTAG
- a CDS encoding glutamine synthetase III family protein — MAILRFKALELVNLRRPITVAPAAARRSDSFGQSVFNLEAMRATMPGDYFKKLQAAIKQGATVERNVADAVASAMKTWAMAKGATHYTHWFQPLTGATAEKHDSFFDLNSDGRPIENFKGSALVQQEPDASSFPNGGIRNTFEARGYTAWDPTSPAFIIETVGAKTLCIPTIFVAYTGEALDYKAPLLKSLALLEKSALDVCHYFDKDVNRVNTTLGIEQEYFLVDKALYDARPDLVLTGRTLFGHIPAKGQQLDDHYFGSIPARVHGFMLEFEEEANLLGIPLRTRHNEVAPNQFECAPTFEDANLAVDHNQLLMDVMARVGERHNFKVLLHEKPFAGVNGSGKHNNWAMSTDTGVNLLAPGRRPKENLQFLAFLITTIKAVHRYADLLRSSIASASNDHRLGANEAPPAIMSVFLGSMLDGVLDELERTAKLPLDKGDNIYLKLGIDKIPAILLDNTDRNRTSPFAFTGNKFELRAVGSSANCSSAMTVLNTIVATQLIDFKQSVDALIEEGKKKEVAIVEILREYVISSKNIRFEGNGYSDEWKDEAEKRGLSNIATTPQALDALIREDAADLFARHNIFSEVELHARHEILLEEYQKKIQIESRVMGDLAINHIIPTALSYQTKLVNNVRGLRELGLDDEHSQVTLEMIKAISRYVSTIKTNADAMTEARKQANKIGDAREKAVAYCEEVKPKFDPIRRAVDKLEQMVADEDWPLVKYRELLFSR; from the coding sequence ATGGCCATCCTCCGCTTTAAAGCTTTAGAACTCGTCAATCTGCGCCGCCCCATTACTGTGGCACCCGCTGCCGCCCGTCGCTCCGACAGCTTTGGGCAAAGCGTGTTCAATCTGGAAGCCATGCGGGCTACCATGCCCGGTGACTATTTCAAAAAGCTGCAGGCTGCCATCAAGCAGGGCGCGACCGTGGAGCGCAACGTGGCCGATGCCGTGGCCTCGGCCATGAAAACCTGGGCCATGGCCAAGGGTGCCACGCACTACACCCACTGGTTTCAGCCCCTGACCGGCGCTACCGCCGAAAAGCACGACTCCTTCTTCGACCTCAATTCCGACGGCCGGCCGATTGAGAACTTCAAGGGCTCGGCCCTCGTGCAGCAGGAGCCCGATGCCTCGTCGTTTCCCAACGGCGGCATCCGCAACACGTTTGAGGCCCGTGGCTACACCGCCTGGGACCCCACCTCGCCCGCTTTCATCATCGAAACGGTAGGCGCTAAGACGCTGTGCATTCCCACGATTTTCGTGGCTTACACCGGCGAAGCCCTCGACTATAAAGCTCCGCTGTTGAAGTCGCTGGCCCTGCTGGAAAAGTCGGCCCTGGACGTTTGCCACTATTTCGACAAAGACGTAAACCGTGTGAACACCACGCTCGGTATCGAGCAGGAGTACTTCCTGGTTGATAAGGCGTTGTACGACGCCCGCCCCGACCTCGTGCTCACCGGCCGCACGCTGTTCGGTCACATTCCCGCCAAAGGCCAGCAGCTCGACGACCATTATTTTGGCTCGATTCCGGCCCGCGTGCACGGCTTCATGCTGGAGTTTGAGGAAGAGGCCAATCTGCTCGGTATTCCGCTGCGCACCCGCCACAACGAGGTGGCCCCCAACCAGTTTGAGTGCGCCCCCACGTTTGAGGATGCCAACCTGGCTGTCGACCACAACCAGCTCCTGATGGACGTGATGGCCCGCGTTGGTGAGCGTCACAATTTCAAAGTGCTGTTGCACGAGAAACCTTTTGCCGGTGTAAACGGCAGCGGCAAGCACAACAACTGGGCAATGAGCACCGATACCGGTGTGAACCTGCTCGCCCCCGGCCGCCGCCCCAAGGAGAACCTGCAGTTCCTGGCCTTCCTCATCACCACCATCAAAGCGGTGCACCGCTACGCCGACCTGCTGCGTTCGAGCATCGCCTCGGCCAGCAACGACCACCGCCTGGGTGCCAACGAGGCCCCGCCGGCCATCATGTCGGTGTTCCTGGGTTCGATGCTGGACGGCGTACTCGATGAGCTGGAGCGCACCGCCAAACTGCCGCTCGACAAAGGCGACAACATTTACCTGAAGCTGGGCATCGACAAGATTCCAGCCATCCTGCTCGACAACACTGACCGCAACCGGACCTCGCCGTTCGCCTTCACCGGCAACAAGTTCGAGCTGCGCGCCGTGGGCTCGTCGGCCAATTGCTCGTCGGCCATGACGGTGCTCAACACCATCGTTGCCACGCAGCTCATCGATTTTAAGCAGTCGGTTGATGCCCTGATTGAGGAAGGCAAGAAGAAAGAAGTGGCTATTGTGGAGATTCTCCGCGAGTATGTAATATCTTCGAAGAATATTCGTTTCGAGGGGAACGGTTACTCCGATGAGTGGAAAGACGAAGCCGAAAAGCGTGGCCTCAGCAATATTGCTACCACGCCCCAGGCTTTGGATGCCCTGATTCGCGAGGACGCCGCCGACCTGTTTGCCCGCCACAACATCTTCTCGGAAGTGGAGCTTCATGCCCGCCACGAGATTTTGCTGGAGGAATACCAGAAGAAAATCCAGATTGAAAGCCGCGTAATGGGCGATTTGGCCATCAACCACATCATTCCGACCGCGCTTTCGTATCAGACCAAGCTGGTGAACAACGTGCGTGGCCTTCGTGAGCTCGGCCTCGACGACGAGCACAGCCAGGTAACGCTGGAAATGATTAAAGCTATTTCCCGCTACGTTTCAACCATCAAAACCAACGCCGACGCTATGACGGAGGCGCGTAAGCAAGCCAACAAAATCGGAGATGCCCGCGAGAAGGCGGTAGCATACTGCGAAGAAGTGAAACCAAAATTCGACCCCATCCGCCGCGCCGTTGATAAGCTGGAGCAGATGGTGGCCGACGAGGACTGGCCTCTGGTGAAGTACCGCGAACTATTGTTCAGCCGGTAA